Proteins from a single region of Takifugu rubripes chromosome 4, fTakRub1.2, whole genome shotgun sequence:
- the phactr2 gene encoding phosphatase and actin regulator 2 isoform X4: MDTELTEEATMEEEDGDNHPKMRNPPLWPQRRRRSKSDSFGFRSNVLCRLRLARSVDALEKSSSLSSSDLVVDSAANTQNSHAARQQRGKLSSLGKLFKPWKWRKKKTSDKFQDLSKVLERKISTRQTREELIQKGVLILDQDETITTENQNGHATSSGTSEEVKVHVESSEMEEQDRASDSSSKENKTAKSSHPKKTGCTTKNTSSSTLHSRGTKNAADAVAQNNRKDARTNRKSDPPTAAAAQKTSETSGQPADLRSSPRLSHGISTSLNDKEGLQGASGLESCSKVSVPSGETHSSGAPESQGVAPDIKNATEDNSCSRGELDFSSRGEKPLRTRCEAGEDQIQSEEKAPSDESSLRSAECQPERPQGLSVKTECAEVTIIPNRPRDSQTSDSDSDGPILYRDEEEEEEEEDEYTNSSLAMKIRRRDTLNIKLGNRPSKRELEEKNILPRSSETERHELRQQIGCKLVRRLSQRPTTEELEQRNILRQKNEAEEQEAKQEIKRRLSRKLSVRPTVAELVARRILRFNEYVEVTDAKDYDRRADKPWTRLTPADKAAIRKELNEFKSREMEVHEDSKHFTRFHRP; this comes from the exons ATGGATACAGAGCTGACAGAGGAGGCAACtatggaggaggaagatggggaCAATCACCCGAAGATGAGAAACCCGCCACTGTGGCCCCAACGCAGGAGGCGATCAAAGAGCGACTCATTCGGATTCAGGTCCAATGTGCTGTGCAGGCTGCGACTGGCCCGTTCag TCGATGCCTTGGAGAAATCGTCCTCTTTGTCCAGCTCTGACTTGGTGGTGGACAGTGCAGCAAACACCCAGAATTCCCACGCAGCAAGGCAGCAGCGCGGCAAACTGTCTTCATTAGGAAAACTCTTCAAACCAtggaagtggaggaagaagaagaccaGCGACAAGTTCCAGGACCTTTCCAAAG TTCTGGAGAGGAAAATCTCTACCAGACAAACGAGGGAAGAACTAATTCAGAAAGGAGTTCTCATCCTGGATCAAg ATGAGACGATCACCACTGAAAACCAGAATGGCCACGCCACCTCCAGCGggacatcagaggaggtcaaagttcacgtAGAGTCCTCAGAAATGGAGGAACAGGACCGAGCCAGTGACTCCTCGAGCAAAGAGAATAAAACTG CTAAATCCTCCCATCCAAAGAAGACTGGGTGCACAACGAAAAACACTTCATCCTCCACCCTTCATTCTCGTGGCACAaaaaatgctgctgatgctgtggcCCAGAATAACAGGAAAGATGCAAGGACCAACAGGAAATCTGAccctcccactgctgctgcagcacagaagaCATCAGAAACTTCAGGCCAACCTGCTGATCTGAGGTCCTCTCCTCGTTTGTCTCACGGAATATCTACCTCATTGAACGATAAAGAAGGGCTTCAAGGCGCTTCTGGACTGGAGTCCTGTTCAAAAGTCTCTGTTCCAAGTGGTGAGACCCACAGCAGTGGGGCTCCTGAATCCCAGGGGGTGGCTCCTGATATCAAGAATGCTACAGAGGACAATTCCTGTTCGAGAGGGGAATTGGACTTTAGCTCGAGAGGGGAGAAGCCATTGAGAACACGGTGTGAGGCAGGAGAAGACCAAAtacagagtgaagagaaggCACCATCTGATGAGAGCAGCCTGAG gtcagctgagTGTCAGCCTGAAAGGCCGCAAGGCCTCAGTGTGAAGACGGAGTGTGCCGAGGTGACGATTATACCTAACAGGCCGAGAGACAGCCAGACCAGCGATTCTGACTCCGATGGACCCATCCTGTACcgtgatgaggaagaggaggaagaagaggaggatgagtacACCAACA GCTCTTTGGCCATGAAGATTCGCAGACGAGACACCCTGAACATTAAACTGGGGAACCGACCCAGcaagagagagctggaggagaagaacatTCTTCCACGGAGCTCTGAGACGGAAAGACATGAGCTCCGCCAACAGATAGGCTGCAAACTAGTCAG GCGCTTGAGCCAGAGACCCAcaacagaggagctggagcagagaaacATCCTCAGAC AAAAGAATGAAGCTGAGGAGCAAGAGGCCAAACAAGAGATTAAAAGGAGACTTTCCAGAAAG CTCAGTGTGCGGCCGACAGTGGCAGAGCTCGTTGCTCGACGGATCCTACGTTTTAACGAGTACGTGGAAGTAACTGATGCCAAGGATTACGACCGGAGGGCAGACAAACCCTGGACCCGTCTCACCCCTGCTGACAAG gctGCCATCCGTAAGGAACTGAATGAGTTTAAGAGCCGTGAGATGGAGGTTCATGAAGACAGTAAACACTTCACCAG attCCATCGACCTTGA
- the phactr2 gene encoding phosphatase and actin regulator 2 isoform X1, giving the protein MDTELTEEATMEEEDGDNHPKMRNPPLWPQRRRRSKSDSFGFRSNVLCRLRLARSVDALEKSSSLSSSDLVVDSAANTQNSHAARQQRGKLSSLGKLFKPWKWRKKKTSDKFQDLSKVLERKISTRQTREELIQKGVLILDQDETITTENQNGHATSSGTSEEVKVHVESSEMEEQDRASDSSSKENKTERCDTKSLARVNQARPRDVQAKKQPSATLPASSKPAGGTAVATRHRDTASGTKKASKPTGKAGSSSQVKANPRNTNNINRGNAKSSHPKKTGCTTKNTSSSTLHSRGTKNAADAVAQNNRKDARTNRKSDPPTAAAAQKTSETSGQPADLRSSPRLSHGISTSLNDKEGLQGASGLESCSKVSVPSGETHSSGAPESQGVAPDIKNATEDNSCSRGELDFSSRGEKPLRTRCEAGEDQIQSEEKAPSDESSLRSAECQPERPQGLSVKTECAEVTIIPNRPRDSQTSDSDSDGPILYRDEEEEEEEEDEYTNSSLAMKIRRRDTLNIKLGNRPSKRELEEKNILPRSSETERHELRQQIGCKLVRRLSQRPTTEELEQRNILRQKNEAEEQEAKQEIKRRLSRKLSVRPTVAELVARRILRFNEYVEVTDAKDYDRRADKPWTRLTPADKAAIRKELNEFKSREMEVHEDSKHFTRFHRP; this is encoded by the exons ATGGATACAGAGCTGACAGAGGAGGCAACtatggaggaggaagatggggaCAATCACCCGAAGATGAGAAACCCGCCACTGTGGCCCCAACGCAGGAGGCGATCAAAGAGCGACTCATTCGGATTCAGGTCCAATGTGCTGTGCAGGCTGCGACTGGCCCGTTCag TCGATGCCTTGGAGAAATCGTCCTCTTTGTCCAGCTCTGACTTGGTGGTGGACAGTGCAGCAAACACCCAGAATTCCCACGCAGCAAGGCAGCAGCGCGGCAAACTGTCTTCATTAGGAAAACTCTTCAAACCAtggaagtggaggaagaagaagaccaGCGACAAGTTCCAGGACCTTTCCAAAG TTCTGGAGAGGAAAATCTCTACCAGACAAACGAGGGAAGAACTAATTCAGAAAGGAGTTCTCATCCTGGATCAAg ATGAGACGATCACCACTGAAAACCAGAATGGCCACGCCACCTCCAGCGggacatcagaggaggtcaaagttcacgtAGAGTCCTCAGAAATGGAGGAACAGGACCGAGCCAGTGACTCCTCGAGCAAAGAGAATAAAACTG AGAGGTGTGATACAAAATCTCTTGCTCGTGTAAATCAAGCGCGACCCCGAGATGTTCAAGCTAAAAAGCAGCCCAGTGCCACCCTGCCTGCCTCTTCCAAACCTGCAGGTGGCACTGCTGTGGCCaccagacacagagacactgcCTCTGGGACTAAAAAGGCCAGTAAACCTACAGGCAAGGCAGGCTCATCCAGTCAAGTTAAAGCTAATCCGCGGAACACTAACAACATTAATCGTGGGAACG CTAAATCCTCCCATCCAAAGAAGACTGGGTGCACAACGAAAAACACTTCATCCTCCACCCTTCATTCTCGTGGCACAaaaaatgctgctgatgctgtggcCCAGAATAACAGGAAAGATGCAAGGACCAACAGGAAATCTGAccctcccactgctgctgcagcacagaagaCATCAGAAACTTCAGGCCAACCTGCTGATCTGAGGTCCTCTCCTCGTTTGTCTCACGGAATATCTACCTCATTGAACGATAAAGAAGGGCTTCAAGGCGCTTCTGGACTGGAGTCCTGTTCAAAAGTCTCTGTTCCAAGTGGTGAGACCCACAGCAGTGGGGCTCCTGAATCCCAGGGGGTGGCTCCTGATATCAAGAATGCTACAGAGGACAATTCCTGTTCGAGAGGGGAATTGGACTTTAGCTCGAGAGGGGAGAAGCCATTGAGAACACGGTGTGAGGCAGGAGAAGACCAAAtacagagtgaagagaaggCACCATCTGATGAGAGCAGCCTGAG gtcagctgagTGTCAGCCTGAAAGGCCGCAAGGCCTCAGTGTGAAGACGGAGTGTGCCGAGGTGACGATTATACCTAACAGGCCGAGAGACAGCCAGACCAGCGATTCTGACTCCGATGGACCCATCCTGTACcgtgatgaggaagaggaggaagaagaggaggatgagtacACCAACA GCTCTTTGGCCATGAAGATTCGCAGACGAGACACCCTGAACATTAAACTGGGGAACCGACCCAGcaagagagagctggaggagaagaacatTCTTCCACGGAGCTCTGAGACGGAAAGACATGAGCTCCGCCAACAGATAGGCTGCAAACTAGTCAG GCGCTTGAGCCAGAGACCCAcaacagaggagctggagcagagaaacATCCTCAGAC AAAAGAATGAAGCTGAGGAGCAAGAGGCCAAACAAGAGATTAAAAGGAGACTTTCCAGAAAG CTCAGTGTGCGGCCGACAGTGGCAGAGCTCGTTGCTCGACGGATCCTACGTTTTAACGAGTACGTGGAAGTAACTGATGCCAAGGATTACGACCGGAGGGCAGACAAACCCTGGACCCGTCTCACCCCTGCTGACAAG gctGCCATCCGTAAGGAACTGAATGAGTTTAAGAGCCGTGAGATGGAGGTTCATGAAGACAGTAAACACTTCACCAG attCCATCGACCTTGA
- the phactr2 gene encoding phosphatase and actin regulator 2 isoform X3 — translation MEHDVDALEKSSSLSSSDLVVDSAANTQNSHAARQQRGKLSSLGKLFKPWKWRKKKTSDKFQDLSKVLERKISTRQTREELIQKGVLILDQDETITTENQNGHATSSGTSEEVKVHVESSEMEEQDRASDSSSKENKTERCDTKSLARVNQARPRDVQAKKQPSATLPASSKPAGGTAVATRHRDTASGTKKASKPTGKAGSSSQVKANPRNTNNINRGNAKSSHPKKTGCTTKNTSSSTLHSRGTKNAADAVAQNNRKDARTNRKSDPPTAAAAQKTSETSGQPADLRSSPRLSHGISTSLNDKEGLQGASGLESCSKVSVPSGETHSSGAPESQGVAPDIKNATEDNSCSRGELDFSSRGEKPLRTRCEAGEDQIQSEEKAPSDESSLRSAECQPERPQGLSVKTECAEVTIIPNRPRDSQTSDSDSDGPILYRDEEEEEEEEDEYTNSSLAMKIRRRDTLNIKLGNRPSKRELEEKNILPRSSETERHELRQQIGCKLVRRLSQRPTTEELEQRNILRQKNEAEEQEAKQEIKRRLSRKLSVRPTVAELVARRILRFNEYVEVTDAKDYDRRADKPWTRLTPADKAAIRKELNEFKSREMEVHEDSKHFTRFHRP, via the exons ATGGAACATGACG TCGATGCCTTGGAGAAATCGTCCTCTTTGTCCAGCTCTGACTTGGTGGTGGACAGTGCAGCAAACACCCAGAATTCCCACGCAGCAAGGCAGCAGCGCGGCAAACTGTCTTCATTAGGAAAACTCTTCAAACCAtggaagtggaggaagaagaagaccaGCGACAAGTTCCAGGACCTTTCCAAAG TTCTGGAGAGGAAAATCTCTACCAGACAAACGAGGGAAGAACTAATTCAGAAAGGAGTTCTCATCCTGGATCAAg ATGAGACGATCACCACTGAAAACCAGAATGGCCACGCCACCTCCAGCGggacatcagaggaggtcaaagttcacgtAGAGTCCTCAGAAATGGAGGAACAGGACCGAGCCAGTGACTCCTCGAGCAAAGAGAATAAAACTG AGAGGTGTGATACAAAATCTCTTGCTCGTGTAAATCAAGCGCGACCCCGAGATGTTCAAGCTAAAAAGCAGCCCAGTGCCACCCTGCCTGCCTCTTCCAAACCTGCAGGTGGCACTGCTGTGGCCaccagacacagagacactgcCTCTGGGACTAAAAAGGCCAGTAAACCTACAGGCAAGGCAGGCTCATCCAGTCAAGTTAAAGCTAATCCGCGGAACACTAACAACATTAATCGTGGGAACG CTAAATCCTCCCATCCAAAGAAGACTGGGTGCACAACGAAAAACACTTCATCCTCCACCCTTCATTCTCGTGGCACAaaaaatgctgctgatgctgtggcCCAGAATAACAGGAAAGATGCAAGGACCAACAGGAAATCTGAccctcccactgctgctgcagcacagaagaCATCAGAAACTTCAGGCCAACCTGCTGATCTGAGGTCCTCTCCTCGTTTGTCTCACGGAATATCTACCTCATTGAACGATAAAGAAGGGCTTCAAGGCGCTTCTGGACTGGAGTCCTGTTCAAAAGTCTCTGTTCCAAGTGGTGAGACCCACAGCAGTGGGGCTCCTGAATCCCAGGGGGTGGCTCCTGATATCAAGAATGCTACAGAGGACAATTCCTGTTCGAGAGGGGAATTGGACTTTAGCTCGAGAGGGGAGAAGCCATTGAGAACACGGTGTGAGGCAGGAGAAGACCAAAtacagagtgaagagaaggCACCATCTGATGAGAGCAGCCTGAG gtcagctgagTGTCAGCCTGAAAGGCCGCAAGGCCTCAGTGTGAAGACGGAGTGTGCCGAGGTGACGATTATACCTAACAGGCCGAGAGACAGCCAGACCAGCGATTCTGACTCCGATGGACCCATCCTGTACcgtgatgaggaagaggaggaagaagaggaggatgagtacACCAACA GCTCTTTGGCCATGAAGATTCGCAGACGAGACACCCTGAACATTAAACTGGGGAACCGACCCAGcaagagagagctggaggagaagaacatTCTTCCACGGAGCTCTGAGACGGAAAGACATGAGCTCCGCCAACAGATAGGCTGCAAACTAGTCAG GCGCTTGAGCCAGAGACCCAcaacagaggagctggagcagagaaacATCCTCAGAC AAAAGAATGAAGCTGAGGAGCAAGAGGCCAAACAAGAGATTAAAAGGAGACTTTCCAGAAAG CTCAGTGTGCGGCCGACAGTGGCAGAGCTCGTTGCTCGACGGATCCTACGTTTTAACGAGTACGTGGAAGTAACTGATGCCAAGGATTACGACCGGAGGGCAGACAAACCCTGGACCCGTCTCACCCCTGCTGACAAG gctGCCATCCGTAAGGAACTGAATGAGTTTAAGAGCCGTGAGATGGAGGTTCATGAAGACAGTAAACACTTCACCAG attCCATCGACCTTGA
- the phactr2 gene encoding phosphatase and actin regulator 2 isoform X2, translating to MGQTAVSAVSQADNVDALEKSSSLSSSDLVVDSAANTQNSHAARQQRGKLSSLGKLFKPWKWRKKKTSDKFQDLSKVLERKISTRQTREELIQKGVLILDQDETITTENQNGHATSSGTSEEVKVHVESSEMEEQDRASDSSSKENKTERCDTKSLARVNQARPRDVQAKKQPSATLPASSKPAGGTAVATRHRDTASGTKKASKPTGKAGSSSQVKANPRNTNNINRGNAKSSHPKKTGCTTKNTSSSTLHSRGTKNAADAVAQNNRKDARTNRKSDPPTAAAAQKTSETSGQPADLRSSPRLSHGISTSLNDKEGLQGASGLESCSKVSVPSGETHSSGAPESQGVAPDIKNATEDNSCSRGELDFSSRGEKPLRTRCEAGEDQIQSEEKAPSDESSLRSAECQPERPQGLSVKTECAEVTIIPNRPRDSQTSDSDSDGPILYRDEEEEEEEEDEYTNSSLAMKIRRRDTLNIKLGNRPSKRELEEKNILPRSSETERHELRQQIGCKLVRRLSQRPTTEELEQRNILRQKNEAEEQEAKQEIKRRLSRKLSVRPTVAELVARRILRFNEYVEVTDAKDYDRRADKPWTRLTPADKAAIRKELNEFKSREMEVHEDSKHFTRFHRP from the exons ATGGGTCAGACAGCCGTGTCTGCCGTGTCTCAGGCGGACAACG TCGATGCCTTGGAGAAATCGTCCTCTTTGTCCAGCTCTGACTTGGTGGTGGACAGTGCAGCAAACACCCAGAATTCCCACGCAGCAAGGCAGCAGCGCGGCAAACTGTCTTCATTAGGAAAACTCTTCAAACCAtggaagtggaggaagaagaagaccaGCGACAAGTTCCAGGACCTTTCCAAAG TTCTGGAGAGGAAAATCTCTACCAGACAAACGAGGGAAGAACTAATTCAGAAAGGAGTTCTCATCCTGGATCAAg ATGAGACGATCACCACTGAAAACCAGAATGGCCACGCCACCTCCAGCGggacatcagaggaggtcaaagttcacgtAGAGTCCTCAGAAATGGAGGAACAGGACCGAGCCAGTGACTCCTCGAGCAAAGAGAATAAAACTG AGAGGTGTGATACAAAATCTCTTGCTCGTGTAAATCAAGCGCGACCCCGAGATGTTCAAGCTAAAAAGCAGCCCAGTGCCACCCTGCCTGCCTCTTCCAAACCTGCAGGTGGCACTGCTGTGGCCaccagacacagagacactgcCTCTGGGACTAAAAAGGCCAGTAAACCTACAGGCAAGGCAGGCTCATCCAGTCAAGTTAAAGCTAATCCGCGGAACACTAACAACATTAATCGTGGGAACG CTAAATCCTCCCATCCAAAGAAGACTGGGTGCACAACGAAAAACACTTCATCCTCCACCCTTCATTCTCGTGGCACAaaaaatgctgctgatgctgtggcCCAGAATAACAGGAAAGATGCAAGGACCAACAGGAAATCTGAccctcccactgctgctgcagcacagaagaCATCAGAAACTTCAGGCCAACCTGCTGATCTGAGGTCCTCTCCTCGTTTGTCTCACGGAATATCTACCTCATTGAACGATAAAGAAGGGCTTCAAGGCGCTTCTGGACTGGAGTCCTGTTCAAAAGTCTCTGTTCCAAGTGGTGAGACCCACAGCAGTGGGGCTCCTGAATCCCAGGGGGTGGCTCCTGATATCAAGAATGCTACAGAGGACAATTCCTGTTCGAGAGGGGAATTGGACTTTAGCTCGAGAGGGGAGAAGCCATTGAGAACACGGTGTGAGGCAGGAGAAGACCAAAtacagagtgaagagaaggCACCATCTGATGAGAGCAGCCTGAG gtcagctgagTGTCAGCCTGAAAGGCCGCAAGGCCTCAGTGTGAAGACGGAGTGTGCCGAGGTGACGATTATACCTAACAGGCCGAGAGACAGCCAGACCAGCGATTCTGACTCCGATGGACCCATCCTGTACcgtgatgaggaagaggaggaagaagaggaggatgagtacACCAACA GCTCTTTGGCCATGAAGATTCGCAGACGAGACACCCTGAACATTAAACTGGGGAACCGACCCAGcaagagagagctggaggagaagaacatTCTTCCACGGAGCTCTGAGACGGAAAGACATGAGCTCCGCCAACAGATAGGCTGCAAACTAGTCAG GCGCTTGAGCCAGAGACCCAcaacagaggagctggagcagagaaacATCCTCAGAC AAAAGAATGAAGCTGAGGAGCAAGAGGCCAAACAAGAGATTAAAAGGAGACTTTCCAGAAAG CTCAGTGTGCGGCCGACAGTGGCAGAGCTCGTTGCTCGACGGATCCTACGTTTTAACGAGTACGTGGAAGTAACTGATGCCAAGGATTACGACCGGAGGGCAGACAAACCCTGGACCCGTCTCACCCCTGCTGACAAG gctGCCATCCGTAAGGAACTGAATGAGTTTAAGAGCCGTGAGATGGAGGTTCATGAAGACAGTAAACACTTCACCAG attCCATCGACCTTGA